The genomic segment AGCTGCCCCCAAGTATTTTTTGTTGTGACATTTGTACATGAGAGAAGTTCTTCTTGGTTTATCTCTATCACATGTCTGAATACCgttgttaaaaatcgatagCACAACCTgttttattcatacattttactaaGTACaagtaaattacaaaataaaaaaacataacatttttgatttgataCCTTGCGTATCAGTTTATCTCTGTCTGGGTCCTCCCATCCAAGCTTTTTAAGTATTAGTAAAGAGTATAGATATCCAGCTCGTCCATAAAGTAAAACATCGGGCATTTTTTGATTCAATGCTAATGGCAACAAATCCACAACTCTATTTATaccaaacaaaaaacaaaaaaataaatatatttaaacaatatcaaattataaatatggtatatatcatgataaatacttttcaatcattttttttgcatttttaatatcacCAAGATCTCGATAAATTTCAGTAGCTGTTACAAATATACCAGATTTCCCAGTTAAATATGTTACACTATCAGAGTTTTCATCTAATATTGACAAACATTTTTCGATGATCAGCTTAGcctataaatgtaatacatataatacattttaaacaaagtcTTACAATATAACAAATCTCGCCCCGGTAAGAAAACCTTATAATCTAAAATCCATGACAAACATTATAGATATAAGACAACCATTTCATTAAATTCAACTCAGACCAAGGTTGTCAGTTTTCTAAATTACAGGTAAATAGTGTGAACTTGTTACAAATATGATATATGTTTTACATACTCACAAAAACAGGTTTTAGTGCAAAAGAAGTATAaagtaaatgataataattataggctataatatccAAAtacatattctaattttatcaaGTCTatgaacttaatataataataataaaataatataaaacaaacctCTATAgctttatttttgttatgtattttgttagcataaaaattgtatagcaaGGCAATTCCAGCCATTCCAGAATATATAGACTCTACAGTAAGTTCATCTTCGTTAGGTttgggtttttttaaaaacaattgaactTCTTGATCTATGATAAACATATGAGCTTCAACAAATTCATTGATTTTGTattgaaatgtatttgtaattctTAAACTTTCTACaacatactaaaaaatatatattcacaatcagtaaaatatcaaataaatcagTCCATaggttaataattactaaaaaattccatggattgatatttttttatttaagtaaatgtttgttgtatattaaacttataaaaaaaaattacactcttttaccattaataataattgatggcTACCTTCTAACTACagtatgaatataaatttaaatttgtatttctaattttaaattatttacaatattgtaaaatgtttaatttatcttatgattatttaatatcacttaaaaataaaatgtatataggtatatgtggatttttttaactgttattttaCAGCTCTAGTGACAAAGCCTAAAAGATACATTATaactgaatttatttttgttattaattgctTAATTAcagtagttaatttattttactattaatagataatatagtaagtttaattaattatagtatatatttacatcgtaaattattattaatttttgagtcaATCCCAACTTATCGTAAAACGGTGTAAATAGattcatgataatataaataggcaatagcttaaaattaatctaaatttataaaagttcttaaacatttttataatctttaaatgtttataaaaataatttgcatttgcattttctctacatgataaacattttaaaatatttaattttttgagctTTTTCTACTAGGCATAagacattttatgttttatttaattacattattgataaaaaaattatcgctcagtcaaaaaatatgaaaatttaatacaagattcctcatattttatgttaatctaagtgtaatttaaaaaaaaagttgagcgtaaattcATAATAACCTTTATAATCCtctgaagttaaaatattgaaaaaatacttgaaaatcacaatattttaagttagtAATTCACAAAAATGTTACTATTTTTTACACTCTTTGATATTCACCAGTAAATTACCAATAACCTATTGCATTTCTTAACTTAATGTAATTCAAGAACAAATAACTGTAaacacttgaaattttttttttgagttggtaatagatattttttttttttacaaatattaataaaatatttttcgttggTTAAAAATGCTTGTAAATAGCTCGCTAGCAATACAAGATACTTCAttagttataatagcagttgaaaactTTTTAAGATACATTGacaagatttttaatttatgagcatttaaagttcaaatgttgataaaGTTCATTAAAATCTCGAAaagtaacaaattattttgttgttcaaatttttatggcttaagattgaaaacttaaaacaagatttttcatattaagtagttcatattatatacaaaaaatctaaaaatatattatacaaacatagttttttttatggacgttttaaattcaaatttggacaaaattagttatttgaACAAATAATCATGACTTTAGATATATTGTTGtagtttaaacatattattcgtgagtattttatacttttaaagtatattatattatgtttattttatcaattaccatactcgataaaattttcaaaacatattgactctttttgagcggTTTATggacattgttattttttaatttttttaattgttttttctataattttcaataaaattgtatttgttggtaaaaaagtgagatacaaggctcctgatatattattactatatcagttaaaaaatattacaaatacataagcactatttttttttacaagtatttaaatttcaaattttaacaaattgtatcaaatttaaaatttttgactGAGAATTGTTATCTatgttttttacatagtttttttGTTACACTAACTAAATTTCTATATgcattgaataataatgtacatgatACCTTTTAGATGACCACATATGCTTAATGAAGCTAATATGCATCATCCGCGGCAAACGCGTTAACCCGTAAGTGGTACGGTGAACAAAAATTACTCTAATGGTATGGTGCAGTCTCCTAGACCACTtagttttgttaaatatattaggtaagaccatatttttcaattgttccGTCGCATTAtttgtagaaataatatatttacagtgccaatatttgattatatttcaactcaaattttataattttaaagaaattaattaattttttagataatttaagaagtaaaccaaaacaaaaaaaatgcggCGGTCTGTCTATGGGACCAGACCATAACACTTACGGGTTAATACCTACCCAATTTTAAACTTTActtacaattttaacttttgttttagATAAATTAACAGATTTTCttcatattgaaaaaaagtgTTCATGTTAGATTGATacaaaattagtattaaatatacagttaacctacttacatatattttaagtgaTCTTCCCACTACTTCATTCGCTTTCTCATCTGATAGTAAACTCAGttcatttttgtaatttctGCAGGGCTCAGGGTTCTGCTGATTGGGTTTCTTCTTGTCCACcatcatacatttattgtaaactactccactaaaatgtataaattaaaaatatttgtgtaagcAAATAAGaagaatatttgaaaattataaaatttttaggtaactgaaacgttttttttttcagatcctGCAGTGGcattacaatcataataattatactcttGCAGGTAATATCAATAGTCTTATTAATTGCAATTTGTACAATTATTCACctgaatgttttaaaatactgGTTAAACTGCAATcggtatttgttaaaaaatacatttttactcaatattgaataaccaatttaatatttgcaaCTCAtggcatataaaaattataacattaaaatgtataatcatgggtattaagaaaaaaattattatattatgttgatgatattatgttagttaggttacccattgattatataatacggaatgaaataatttatgatggataaaattatataatttaaattagttttagttAAGTATGAGAGATGGCTTAATAtttgagttattatttattgaactatataaaattattaaatatacgtcTGTACATACATAGacataattaagaataaaaaaaaaaagataataaaataaaaatgatttgtataggtaggtaatatacattataaacaaagttatattacaatatagtgaATGTAAGGTTATTACCAGTTAAGGTTTCATAAGTAAAATACTTAAAGAAGTAGGTAGTTAGTATATTCCAAGTATATTGCACACGATCGACATACCATAAATCAGTATCTAATCAATAGTGTTCGAATTTGAAGGCAAATGCCTTTTtttgaataagtaataataaaaaaataatttttaaattaaattgtttctcCATTCATTTCTAATATAATGagtgaaatttttacttttttacccATAAATGTCTTGTttgctttttttctttttaatttgcatgtgtttaaatattaatcgaCCTGATAGTTTTCTATACATATTGACAGAATACATCGATAAGAGCTTGTGAAGACGACGCATTATTgatgttatgtttataattagttttaatggGATTTAATATTGTCGATATCAATAAAGTATCAATTAAGGCAagttaaaatatcgtttttgtaggtacctacatagtaccaagttaattatttttttaatactaattaccTCGTTAAATCAactgaaatttatttaattgtttagtaaatttaaatagtaattgcttagttgtataaattaaatgcttatttttggtatttcttcacatttgaattggtttttttattgactatatTCCCTTCGTATCCGAACCCTACTAATCACCCACGAATgtatgtatagccgtataggtagtaTTTTCTGATTTCATACCCAACTAGTACTACCTAAACGAAGCAGTGGCGGTCGTGATTCAGTCTTCTTCACTCTTCAGTCTTCAGtgactataaaatgtattacaaccTACGATGATGCATTGTTTATCTACTAttgtagtaaatagtaatgtaagaatgaaaaaaaaaatgaatagattAGATAGCCGGTTTCGGAAATCGTAGTGGGAACCGTGGAGGCAGCCGCGGCCGGCGAGCGCTGTTGTCCGATTGTAGTAGGATGGGGGGGGGGCGGGTAGGAGatacgaaaaaattaaatatgaataaccgCGTATTGCCATGTTGCGAAATCGATACGATAGTACGGTACCAACAATCGCGACCACCGCCGAATATCGATAACGTCAACGCAATAACACATCGAAGACGTATCGTAAAATTGCGTTTCAGAGTCACAACAGATAATGAGGAACGACTGGCCCGCCGTTCTATAGTTTtcagttttgacttttgttggCTGTCTGGGCACCCcagatataaaatagtattaataataaactcaataataggtaataagtacctataaaaaaaataaataataagctatATCCGTGCCTGGACAACCACCGCCGCCGTCCGCCGACCACCGTCGTCCAGTCGTCGAGACTCCAGAGCCGTTCGCACTTTTGCAGTGACCGTCGTCGTCGGTAAgtctgaatattaataattgttgtctCGTTACGCGTTTAGATCGTTTCACGACGGTCGCAAAATGCGTTTACTCCGTCGCAGTAAGTCGTTATTTTGGCCCAGATAACAATTTTCAATGGCCGTCCGGTCACCGCCTTCAAACGTGGTATTATCAGGACTCTGACGGAAAAATAAAACTTTCtgattgttttcaattttgtattctGAGAAATAAATGTTGGCAcatctacaataattatagcgGGACCGAGGAGCTGATTGCTGAGTTAAAGGATCGTCTGATAACATGTCATCCTCAATGCGCTCATAatacaagttacaatattttatattgtcatcTTGTTTGGGGTCATTATATACGGTCGTTAATTTACTGTAATTACCCagataattacctatattgtaattatttatgatttgtatgattgaatatttgaataatgttcATAGCAAATTCTGATGCAATAGTGTTGGTTGCATTTCGAGCTCAATTTTATCTCTATCTAATTTCTTTGTTCATCTATGATATTCTTACCTATAGTTGTTTACTGTAGCCGCAAGCGATCGTGACTACTGCGAGACCATTGGTTGAACCAATATTatcttaacataaaatattgtccGCACTTCAACAAcacttttagaaatattttagtgGGTAGGCACTAAATATTTTTgcttgaaaaaaatcataagtACCTGggtataatttacattttgggatttatta from the Acyrthosiphon pisum isolate AL4f chromosome X, pea_aphid_22Mar2018_4r6ur, whole genome shotgun sequence genome contains:
- the LOC100165159 gene encoding lanC-like protein 2; translation: MMVDKKKPNQQNPEPCRNYKNELSLLSDEKANEVVGRSLKIYYVVESLRITNTFQYKINEFVEAHMFIIDQEVQLFLKKPKPNEDELTVESIYSGMAGIALLYNFYANKIHNKNKAIEAKLIIEKCLSILDENSDSVTYLTGKSGIFVTATEIYRDLGDIKNAKKMIEKVVDLLPLALNQKMPDVLLYGRAGYLYSLLILKKLGWEDPDRDKLIRKVVLSIFNNGIQTCDRDKPRRTSLMYKCHNKKYLGAAQGLSGVIHCLLLAKSYLTKSELDDLIKPALDYLLTLRYKSGNLPVSLCNDPDHLVQWCHGASGVTHTYALAYKVFLDEKYLNAAIQYGDIVWKRGLLTKGYGLCHGVSGNSYAFMSLFQLTGKTKYLYRAARFVDWCLTTNRQNRIPDNPYSMFEGVAGVTYALIDVQDPIGANLPGF